In Neospora caninum Liverpool complete genome, chromosome II, the following are encoded in one genomic region:
- a CDS encoding putative PUA domain-containing, cell cycle regulator protein, which produces MKKFSVEEISAQNIAKSSAQRAIRAQILKQYPRLENVIDDIIPKKSPVTLVKCQRHITLLANGKEILFFQSRDGPWVPTLRLLHTYPSMMPKMQVDRGAISFVLRGSNIMCPGLTSPGGRMEDVEAGDVVQVTAEGKLNACAIGIATMSTKQILQDNKGICIESYTYLNDGLWQVPELD; this is translated from the exons ATGAAAAAGTTCTCTGTCGAGGAAATTTCGGCGCAAAACATCGCCAAGTCGTCTGCCCAGAGGGCAATTCGAGCGCAG ATTCTGAAGCAGTACCCGCGTTTGGAAAATGTGATCGACGACATTATCCCCAAAAAGTCCCCCGTGACTCTGGTGAAGTG CCAGCGGCACATCACGCTGCTCGCAAACGGCAAAGAGATACTCTTCTTTCAAAGCCGTGATGGACCCTGGGTGCCGACCCTTCGGCTGCTACACACTT ACCCATCTATGATGCCGAAAATGCAAGTTGATCGAGGCGCCATCAGCTTCGTACTCCGCGGTTCAAACATCATGTGTCCAGGCCTCACCTCACCGGGCGGTCGCATGGAGGATGTCGAGGCTGGCGATGTGGTG CAAGTCACTGCCGAGGGAAAGTTGAACGCTTGCGCAATCGGCATTGCCACCATGTCTACGAAACAGAT CCTCCAAGACAACAAGGGTATCTGCATCGAGAGCTACACATATCTGAACGATGGCCTGTGGCAGGTCCCCGAGCTCGACTGA
- a CDS encoding putative dual specificity protein phosphatase, catalytic domain-containing protein: MAPSPPRVARTSVYPPLDFSSLSWIFIGDKDLAKNLPLLRQRHISYIINCTPEVASGGVPNYHVHSRHAALGLSRASSAGRLSPPHGDANPGGAFPLRPLEYHRLDMVDNATEKLSRHFERFWALMERVRIRESGNVLVHCNQGVSRSVAMVSSYLIRFFKMTADDAVALIQINRPVAKPNDAFMRQLRELDAELRASGAYPPNAVAFSLADARHDQESLLAHERHLASCRRAFAAMESAQAVAAASNRRVIGPARPQAGPEWDRSPPRGGVVGPALPPHLQTRGDSGGAAEEVGGATKKASNGLEKAEGDGGEEEKEKERDTGDASGERTEGVAIGPQFPAQVGRDEERRGNSGDENAEKSLEASGSHEGEAFSRRDKDAEEAGESARQLRSHRSLPEQREASGAGSQCDGVAGSCAAEAERGKVTEAVPGGEAATGRHDFSGEPAGGGEKDGKAEREDKAAQEQRRARGWPVEEREHRTLNGSRSEAGVDLGGGEDARERGDEDTVRTEEDGEKGEQKRGSRDDMQTDRVRGRGRDFQGASVKGDSVHSTRSRSPSVATASRSSRSPSFHRPPNSDLRARLKTPWVPPPLSGTLSSKRRDSCSPSSTASSSASRISDGRASKETHGRCESVGPSRPSAAFSSRAPESAVASCAPPPLRWRRETERSRSRGSSPSCRRPLGSETSRDIADQKDRTASSWSSRSASDDEVAFVGERKPSPSGGGAARGPSDRVSVDSEGERRRKAARLRSPVSVDSRSQSAERSDKCMYASPSSSPSPDRYARGQSRPEARRRSRGEHERDGHPFLERSYRSGSSASSRTSSPGAWGRRGASPVRHGGGERARRRRSSFHSGSDDDLPTRNGQRNGTPSQQWKAFRRGADSPRSAYRREKSCSSERGDRYSGVAAGRSWTPRSGCGDARPVRSEAERKGKYPHRVAQDVDSSRESRSRSASRSFSGERRRRRAAAGARYCDSPRRPVWRRGGKVCGQRV; encoded by the coding sequence ATggctccgtcgcctccgcgtgTTGCGCGAACTTCGGTGTATCCGCCCCTCGACTTCAGTTCTTTATCCTGGATTTTCATCGGCGACAAAGACTTGGCCAAGAACCTGCCTCTGCTCCGCCAGCGCCACATTTCCTACATCATCAACTGCACGCCGGAAGTCGCGAGCGGCGGCGTCCCGAACTACCACGTCCATTCGCGTCACGCGGCTCTGGGCCTTTCGCGGGCCTCGAGCGCcggtcgcctctcgcctccacaTGGCGACGCAAATCCCGGCGGGGCCTTCCCGCTCCGGCCCCTGGAGTACCATCGCTTGGACATGGTAGACaacgcgacggagaaacTCTCTCGCCACTTTGAACGCTTCTGGGCGCTGATGGAGCGCGTGCGGATCCGGGAAAGCGGGAACGTCTTGGTCCACTGCAACCAGGGCGTCTCCCGCTCCGTCGCGATGGTCTCTTCCTACCTGATTCGCTTCTTCAAGATGACCGCCGACGACGCGGTCGCCCTCATCCAAATCAACCGGCCGGTTGCCAAGCCGAACGACGCGTTCATGCGGCAGCTGCGCGAACTCGACGCCGAGCTCCGAGCGTCGGGCGCGTACCCGCCGAATgcagtcgccttctcgctaGCCGACGCCAGACACGACCAAGAATCCCTCCTCGCGCACGAGCGTCACCTGGCTTCctgccgccgcgccttcgccgccatGGAGTCTGCGCAGGCGGTCGCAGCTGCCTCCAACCGACGGGTCATCGGCCCCGCCCGGCCCCAGGCAGGCCCCGAGTGGGATCGGTCGCCTCCCCGGGGCGGGGTCGTTGGACCCGCGTTGCCGCCGCATCTCCAGACTCGAGGAGACtccggcggcgcggcggaagaggTGGGCGGAGCGACCAAGAAGGCGTCGAACGGCCTTGAGAAGGCTGAAGGAGAcgggggcgaagaagagaaagagaaagagagagacacgggagacgCGAGTGGAGAACGGACAGAGGGTGTGGCGATCGGGCCGCAGTTCCCGGCGCAGGTCGGaagggacgaggagaggcgcggaaacagcggagacgagaacgcggaAAAGTCTTTGGAAGCGAGCGGGAGccacgaaggcgaagctttttctcgtcgagataaggacgcggaagaagccggagaaaGCGCGCGTCAGCTGCGCTCTCACCGGTCTCTCCCtgagcagcgagaggcgagtggGGCGGGTAGCCAGTGCGACGGGGTCGCGGGGAGTTGCGCAGCCGAGGCTGAGCGGGGTAAAGTCACAGAGGCTGTCccaggaggcgaggcagcgacaggGCGGCACGACTTCTCCGGGGAGCCTGCTggtggcggcgagaaggacgggaaggccgagagggaagacaagGCGGCTCAGGAGcagcgacgcgcgcgaggtTGGCCagtggaggagagagagcacaggACTTTGAACGGGTCTCGCTCGGAGGCTGGAGTCGATctcggaggcggagaagacgcaagggagcgaggcgacgaggacaCAGTTcgaacggaagaagacggggagaagggtgaacagaagaggggaagccGAGACGACATGCAGACGGACAGAGTTCGCGGCAGAGGGAGGGATTTCCAGGGGGCTTCGgtgaaaggagacagcgtgCATTCGACGCGGTCAAGGTCGCCGTCTGTCGCCACAGCCTCCcgttcctcgcgttctccttccttccaTCGGCCTCCCAATTCTGACCTAAGAGCCCGTCTCAAGACTCCCTGGGTCCCACCGCCGCTCTCAGGGACGCTCTCCAGCAAGCGCCGCGACTCGTGCTCTCCGTCCTCGACTGCGAGCTCCTCGGCCTCTAGGATTTCAGATGGTCGGGCATCAAAGGAGACGCACGGTCGGTGCGAGTCTGTGGGCCCGTCGCGTCCGTCTGCAGCTTTCTCGTCGCGTGCACCCGAGTCTGCAGTGGCGAGTTgtgcgcctccgccgctgagatggcgaagagagacagagcggtcGCGTTCTCGCGGATCGTCTCCAAGTTGCCGGCGGCCTCTCGGTTCAGAGACCTCCCGCGACATCGCAGATCAAAAGGACAGAACTGCGTCTTCATGGTCTTCCCGGTCAGCCTCAGACGACGAAGTCGCGTTTGTTGGCGAGCGGAAGCCGTCCCCGTCTGGAGGAGGGGCTGCGCGCGGGCCTTCTGATCGTGTGTCGGTCGACAGTGAGGGGGAACGACGACGAAAAGCTGCAAGGCTCCGCAGCCCCGTAAGCGTGGACAGCAGGAGTcaaagcgcagagagaagcgacaagTGCATGtacgcctcgccttcgtcgtctccgtcgcccgaCAGATATGCACGCGGGCAGTCCAggccagaggcgaggcgacgcagtcgtggagaacacgagagagacggacacCCATTTCTCGAGCGTTCCTACCGCTCTGGAAGCAGTGCTAGCAGTCGAACGAGCTCTCCTGGTGCTtggggacggcgaggagcgagtCCTGTGCGACACGGcgggggcgagagagcgaggcgaaggcgctccTCTTTCCACAGTGGCAGTGACGACGATCTGCCTACACGAAATGGCCAGAGAAACGGGACGCCCTCGCAGCAGTGGAAGGCTTTTCGACGCGGGGCAGACTCGCCGCGGTCTGCGTACCGTCGTGAGAAATCCTGTTccagcgagcgaggagacagataCAGCGGAGTCGCTGCCGGGCGGAGCTGGACGCCGAGGTCGGGATGTGGAGATGCACGACCTGTgagaagcgaagcggagagaaaaggaaaataCCCCCACCGCGTCGCCCAGGATGTTGACTCGAGCCGGGAGAGCAGATCAAGAAGCGCGAGTCGGAGCTTCtctggcgagagaaggcgcagaagggcGGCCGCTGGAGCCAGGTACTGCGACAGCCCTCGGCGGCCCGTATGGAGGCGGGGAGGAAAAGTGTGTGGTCAGAGGGTCTGA
- a CDS encoding putative coatomer delta subunit codes for MTVISACIMSRQKPLLARQFVEISKVRIEGLMNAFLKLVEHAGADHTYVESDCARYVYQPLDNVYLVLITTKHSNILEDLQTLRVFATIVQDACSGEGLSGGVNVEQVVLENAFSIIFMVDELISFGLREAISLAQIKTFTDMDSHEEKLQRIIQEGKEKEEKERRRQIAQRLDKERAAKAKPPSSGDAPFLASASLFAPTGAPPPSVPSLAAAADYIQMYGGSPEHVSALTSGVLGVGGSGGPDANAGYSSSSGFAGLGASKGMQLGPQRTTPLASLGLDARAPAERQPAVGTTLGAPGTGLVEATRLGAADGADEASALAAVGGSAGGAPVIVNPLVEPVHALVEEKVKGTLQAEGGVDELDIQGTFFVTVYDPSKAGLAAFRVSPEDKRFKTKVHPNMNRASYTQNVLELRCPTRAYTPNAPAAILKWRLQTKDESLCPLSISCWPSVAANGVTLTIEVEATEPSRTLHDVHFSFTCPSNVPHQILRVDGGETQHDGVSLHWRLPQMSVSELSTATLEFFAATSVSTVLPFSVEMHSKETICEFDVSEKRADAFVTLSRVFAFALVTLSLDRVFFERRWFAACSACQAAAATMRRPFYLFAQVLECFHMEKTEPIAYALTRRTDYMLTVRA; via the exons ATGACAGTCATAAGCGCGTGCATCATGAGCAGGCAAAAACCTCTGCTTGCTCGCCAGTTTGTCGAGATCTCCAAAGTTCGCATCGAGGGCCTGATGAATGCTTTCCTCAAGCTCGTCGAACATGCGG GCGCAGATCATACGTACGTCGAATCGGACTGTGCGCGCTACGTCTACCAGCCTCTTGATAATGTGTACCTTGTTCTCATCACCACCAAACACAGCAACATTCTGGAGGATCTACAAacgcttcgcgtcttcgccacaATTGTGCAG GATGCTTGCTCCGGTGAGGGTCTGAGCGGTGGGGTGAATGTGGAGCAAGTGGTGCTCGAGAATGCGTTTTCGATTATCTTCATGGTTGACGAGTTGATTTCTTTCGGCCTTCGCGAGGccatctctctcgcgcaaATCAAGACGTTCACGGACATGGACTCTCACGAAGAAAAGCTTCAACGTATTATCCAAGAG ggaaaggagaaggaggaaaaggagaggcggcgtCAGATCGCCCAGCGCCTGGACAAAGAACGCGCCGCGAAGGCCAAACCCCCGTCCTCAGGCGACGCACCCTTcctcgcgtctgcctcgctctttgcGCCGACCGgtgcgcctccgccttctgtGCCGAGtctcgcggcggcggcggattACATTCAAATGTATGGAGGCTCGCCCGAGCACGTGTCCGCTCTCACCTCGGGCGTCCTCGGCGTTGGCGGTTCGGGCGGCCCCGACGCAAACGCAGGCTACTCGAGCTCCTCCGGCTTCGCAGGCCTTGGCGCCTCCAAGGGCATGCAGTTGGGGCCGCAACGCACCAccccgctcgcctcgctcggccTCGACGCCCGCGcacctgcagagagacaacccGCCGTGGGGACGACTTTGGGCGCGCCGGGGACAGGCCTCGTTGAAGCGACGCGCTTGGGCGCCGCTGACGGCGCGGACGAGGCAAGCGCCTTGGCGGCTGTCGGCGGGAGCGCTGGAG GAGCCCCTGTGATTGTCAATCCGCTCGTCGAACCCGTCCACGCTCTGGTGGAGGAGAAGGTGAAAGGTACCCTGCAGGCCGAGGGAG GCGTCGATGAACTCGACATCCAGGGAACCTTCTTCGTCACTGTGTACGACCCGAGCAAGGCCGGCCTCGCAGCGTTCCGG GTGTCGCCTGAAGACAAACGGTTCAAGACCAAAGTGCATCCGAACATGAACCGAGCGAGTTACACGCAGAACGTGTTAGAGCTGAGATGCCCCACGCGAGCGTACACGCCGAACGCGCCTGCGGCGATCCTCAAGTGGCGCCTGCAAACCAAAGATGAA AGCTTGTGTCCGTTGTCGATCAGCTGCTGGCCTTCCGTCGCCGCAAACGGCGTCACGCTGACAATCGAAGTGGAAGCAACCGAGCCTTCGCGGACTCTCCACGACGTTCACTTCTCCTTCACTTGCCCATCCAACGTTCCTCACCAG ATTCTTCgcgtcgacggcggcgagacgcaACACGACGGGGTGTCTCTTCACTGGCGGCTGCCGCAAATGTCCGTGTCCGAGCTCTCGACAGCCACGCTGGAGTTTTTTGCCGCGACGAGTGTCAGCACagttctccccttttccgtCGAGATGCACTCTAAGGAAACCATCTGCGAGTTCGATGTAAGCGAGAAGCGTGCAGATGCGTTCGTCACCTTGTCGCGCGTGTTTGCCTTCGCTCTGGTGACCCTGTCCCTCGACCGTGTCTTTTTCGAGCGCAGATGGTTTGCAGCTTGTTCCGCTTGCCAGGCAGCGGCAGCCACCATGAGGCGACCTTTCTATCTGTTTGCTCAGGTCCTCGAGTGTTTCCACatggagaagacagagccgATTGCGTACGCACTCACGCGGCGCACAGACTACATGCTCACAGTTCGGGCGTGA